The DNA sequence ACTTCTTCCTTGGGTAAGAATTTCGCCGGGAGCGTGCGCGGCTTGAATGAGGGGCGCGCGGCCTCGTAAGCTGCGATCTCGTCCTCGTGGCGCAGAGTCAGTGCGATGTCGTCCAGACCTTCCATGAGGGTCCAGCGCACGTAGTCGTCGATCTGGAAGGTGCCGGAGATCGCACCGACGCGCCAGGTCTTATCCTCCAGGCTGACGGTCACCTCCGTGCCGGGTTCGGCCTCGAGTAGCTTCCACAGGGACTCGCAGTCCTCCTGGGAGATGATGCCGGTGACCAGGCCCTGCTTGCCGGAGTTTCCACGGAAAATATCGGCGAACTTGGGAGCCAACACGACACGGAAGCCGTAGTCCTTGAGCGCCCACACGGCGTGTTCACGTGAGGAGCCCGTTCCGAAGTCGGGTCCGGCGATGAGGACGGAACCGTTCTTGTAGGCATCCTGGTTGAGGATGAACTCCGGGTCGTTGCGCCACGCGGCGAAGAGGGCGTCCTCGAAGCCCGTGCGTGTCACGCGCTTGAGGTAGACGGCGGGGATGATCTGGTCGGTATCGACGTTGGAGCGGCGCAGCGGGACGCCGATGCCGGTATGGGTGATGAACTTTTCCATGGTGCGTCAGTCTTTTCTTCCGTGGGGGACGAGGCCGGGGCCCTCCCCCGCTGTCGGGTGTCGGAGGGCGGTCCTCAGAGATCGGCCGGGGAGGACAGGGTGCCTCGCACGGCGGTGGCTGCCGCGACGAGCGGGGACACCAGGTGCGTGCGGCTGCCCTTGCCCTGGCGGCCTTCGAAGTTACGGTTGGAGGTGGAGGCCGAACGGTCTCCAGCGT is a window from the Schaalia odontolytica genome containing:
- the leuD gene encoding 3-isopropylmalate dehydratase small subunit produces the protein MEKFITHTGIGVPLRRSNVDTDQIIPAVYLKRVTRTGFEDALFAAWRNDPEFILNQDAYKNGSVLIAGPDFGTGSSREHAVWALKDYGFRVVLAPKFADIFRGNSGKQGLVTGIISQEDCESLWKLLEAEPGTEVTVSLEDKTWRVGAISGTFQIDDYVRWTLMEGLDDIALTLRHEDEIAAYEAARPSFKPRTLPAKFLPKEEVVSARD